The genomic segment AGCGCGTCTAATGTAACAACCTTGGCGTTCTCTATGTTTTTACATTCCGGAAACGCGAAATATTTTTCAGCCTGGCTAAGAAGAACCGCCTTTTTGAACCGGGCCCTTTCGGCTGTGTGAAGCGAAACAATTTCATAAAACAAAAAGGGGCGTTTTATCTCTCTAGCTATCAGGTCAAAACCGTATTCTATAGCTTCTACCGCCTCCAGACTGCCCTCTTTCTGTTGTATCTGCCACGCTATTTTAAGCAGTATAAGCCTTTCAATATACCTGGTCAAATCAATCTTGTTCGGAAAGTAATTATAAAATGTTCCCTCTGATATTTCAACAGCGCCGCATATATCTCTTATGGCAATGTCCTGAAACCGCGTGGATTTTAAGCGGTTGAGAAATGTCCTCGCCAAGGCTATCTTTGTCTTGGCGTATTTTGTCTGCCTTAAAGAGTATTCACCCTTAGCCACTGTTTTCCTTTTTGTTCGGAAAAATATAGCACACTATAATTTTATTGTCAACTATATTTTTTGCATTTGAATTCCATTTTACGAATGACTTGAATTTAGGACAGTAGAGTGTCTGATTCGCAAAACGTCTAAGTATTTAATACTTGATAAAAGATGCCGCGGCTGAAGCCAAGCGGTCAAAAGGACGCTTGACCAAGTCCTGAAGCCTTGGGGTAGGTATTGAAGAATGGCGGGTAGTCGTGGACGATAGTCAAACCCCACAACTACCTGAAATTCAATTACTTATAA from the Candidatus Omnitrophota bacterium genome contains:
- a CDS encoding TetR/AcrR family transcriptional regulator, translated to MAKGEYSLRQTKYAKTKIALARTFLNRLKSTRFQDIAIRDICGAVEISEGTFYNYFPNKIDLTRYIERLILLKIAWQIQQKEGSLEAVEAIEYGFDLIAREIKRPFLFYEIVSLHTAERARFKKAVLLSQAEKYFAFPECKNIENAKVVTLDALFMSLVIKAQKDGIVSEKYRAADILINLMAIFVGVPLIIQEEEFGGLDKLYRKQLALLWKAVKTDAGKK